TTTAGACTTCAATTGTCTAGTATGCAGGACTTCAATTTTCTCAAAGGTTGTTATATCTGATGGTACTAAGGATTTAAGGCCGTAAAGAAGGTACGGCAGAAAAAAGAGAAGCACGTATGGGCTGCACAGATCTTGGATGAACTTCTTTGTCATGCTTCTTTTTATGAGTACGAAGATAATGGAAGAAATCCTCAACAACCATCACAGAAGAAGGATGCTGACACAACACCTTATTGCATCTCGGATGATCATGGTGTTTCTTTTGACAACACCTTAGAAAGTCAGCATCTACCGGGAGGCACAGCAGCTCAACCTTCTTCAGCAACTAATCAACAGGGTGAAGATAAAGGAGCTCCCGCTGATCAAAGCTCGCCAGAAGCTCAGCGAAAACAGAATGACAATggtaaaaataagaaaaatgaacaaGGTAACAGTTATCTCTAGcaattatatttattcttgGCAAGAGTTTTATCTTTGATCGAATACTTGTCATCCATTATATGGTCAgaatttcttaataaataaaatttaatcatcTGATGTTGGCAGATAAGAAGGAACCATCGGAAATGGAGAGAAAAGAGACACCCTTATTAGTTGCAGCAAAGAATGGTGTGGTGGAAATTGTGGAGAGAATTCTAGAACTTTTTCCAGTGGCCATCCATGACAAGGATTTCCAAAAAAAGAACATTGTGTTGTTGGCAGTGGAGTACAGGCAACCCCATGTTTATGAGCTGTTAGTCAAAAGAAAAGTCCTCAAAGACGCCGTGTTTCGGCACGTGGACATAGATGGCAATAGTGCACTACATCTGGCTGCAATGCTTGGAGAGAATAAGCCTTGGCTTATACCTGGTGCCGCTTTGCAGATGCAGTGGGAAATAAAGTGGTACGAGGTATGCAATTATCCATTATGATTTCAGTATTAACTTTCCATTTTAAATGGTGTAGACCATAAGAAATGAAGGGTACGATATATTGGGGTAGGAGGATTAAACCCTAAACCTGCTACTCTCAGGGACACTACTAATTGTGGTTGAAATGCTTGCCTGAACAATGTGAGGTTCAGAAGTTTACATTCTGTTGGCTGCATCATTCTAGATAATCGAGTAATACCAGattcttaagaaaattaattagaatatttGAAGTTATGATCAGACAAAATGcgtaaatgtttttaattttgtaaaattatatgatatattgctatatagaaaaaaagaaaacggATGGAGAAACTTATGAAGAACTCTTCCTTTTCCTTGTTAATTTGGACTTTGAACTATGCAGTTTGTCAAGAGGTCCGTGCCACAACATTTCTTTGTACGCTGCAACCAGAAGGGTGAGACTGCAAAGGATATCTTCACCGAGAAACACATGGATCTTGTCCAAGCTGGTGGTGAATGGCTGTTCAAAACCTCTGAGTCATGCTCCGTGGTAGCAGCCCTCATTGCAACCGTGGCCTTTGCAACGTCTACCACTGTGCCGGGTGGGGTGAAAGAAAAAGTTGGAACACCAACGCTAGAAGACGAGCCGGCATTTGACATTTTTGCCATATCTTCTCTTGTTGCGCTTTGTTTCTCAGTCAATGCTGTGATCATGTTTCTTGCCATTCTAACCTCTCGATACCAAGAGAGAGATTTTCGCATCTACTTGCCAAGGAAACTTCTAGTAGGCTTGACATCGCTCTTTGTGTCCATAGCTTCCATGCTAATTTCTTTCTGTGCCGGACATTACTTTGTCCTTATGGATAAACTGCAATACACTGCCATTCTTGTATATGCAGTAACCTGCCTTCCAGTAATCTTCTTTGCCGTGGCACAGTTTCCTCTGTACTTCGATCTTATGTGGGCCACTTTTAAGAAGGTGCCACAGCGAAGCTACAAGGTGGCTCCTCTCTAATGTTTTGCCTTATATAGATTTGACTTCGTTGTTTTGGGCTTGTGGATTCCATGTTTTAGCGGGTGGTGTCTTCTTAGTGATGGTGAGAAGAGATTTTATCGATATTATGTTTATGTACAAGTGTCTTCTTCTATATTAAATGTTATGTGATTAAATGATATGATGGACTATTGAATTTGTGGTTACAATTGAGTTGAGCCATTATAAACCTTGCTTACAAAAAGCAAGATGCCCCAGGGAAAAGGAAGATctgggattttttattttatttttttatttttatttttaggtatgAATATATGTGTTTCGAGTTTTTCCTTATGCTTTTCTTGCGCTTGTTGAGAAAAATCTCTATTAGCACAGATTAATTTAACTTCATTCCTAGATAGATACAGTGCTCCCTTGagttttgtttattgaaaacCATCATCTTTTTGCATGATTTTATGTAGCCTTATTTCAGCCATCGTGGCTTATTggttttcaattgttgaaatggTTATATGCAACAACACgtctctttcatttttcaaaattttaattaatctcaAAATTGTCCAAAGAGGAAAGACTGCTTAAAAAATGCACCATTGTTGCaatattcatatatatagttttataaattttaattttttgtatgaaGGGTAAGGAGAAATGGATAATTAGACTTTTTCGTTTTCAGAAATTAAGATTTCGATCCATGGGTTAGATTTAGAGCTTAAATATTCTGTGAAGGAAATTAAGACAAAAAGGATtttagtgaaaaagaaaaattacaaataaaaaaatctgtattttagTAGCCAAGTTGAAGAACCCttatccttttcattttcttcattgatGGTGTTAGGGACAGAGTTTGACCAAGGATCTTCTTCTTTGTTTGTCTCGATGTAgaatgacaaagaaaataatttttctcttattttactcattatttattcttttctttattttaatttcctcAAGATGATACTTTCCTTGAGTTTTTGTTGCCAGATAGAGATCCTCTCACTAGATTTTACTTTATTCCACAATTATTCTTTCCTTGAATTCATTGAAAAGAATGTTCTTCTGTGCAAGAGTTTAGCTTTACTTTATTCATCAGTATTATAAGGTTATTACTTATAACTCATTTCACATTTGATAATTGAACGAGTCATTCACATTTAAAAAGCAATTTGATTCGTTTTAAAtatcccatttttatttttttcaaaatttctaaataaaattttaaaatatgatagttAAGAGGATAATGAAACATGGATGTTCTCTTTTGGGGTCCATAAAATTGTGCTCATCCCGAATCCAGAGCAAGGTATCACTTTCAGTTTATGGTGGCTTGCCACAGTTGGGACAGCTTGTTTGCTCTACATATACAATAATCATCCTTGGTACCTTCAGCAATAGAACAGTAGTAGTTGTTCTAAGAAGAGGAAGAATGGCATTTGTCGTAGACACAGAACAAGGGGCCACTGGACCAAGCTTGATTTCATATGCCATGCAAGGGAAATGGGAAAAAGTTGTAGATATATGCAAGGAAGATCCGTGGGCTCATGATGAGAAGACCACTACATCAGGGGACACGGCATTGCATATAGCAGTATCAGATGGCAGAGAAGATGTAGTGGTAAAACTAGTCCAACTGATGGCCCATCGCAACGTGTATCtggttaatataaaaaatgatcgAGGGAACACCCCTCTCCATTTGGCGGCGTCAGTAGGCAACGTTCGCATGTGCAAGTGCATAGCTGCTGAGTATCCAGAACTGGTGGGTGTTCGCAACAATGAAAATGAGACCCCTCTCTTCTTAACAGCTCTCCATGGTATGAAAGACGCTTTCCTTTGCCTCTCTAACATTTGTAGCAGTACAGCTAACAACAAAGTGTATGAGTACCTTCGGAGGAGTGATGGAGAAAATAGTCTTCACTGTGCCATCACCGGAGAATACTTCGGTGAGCAATGCTTTCAGGCCCTATTTATTGTTTTCTATTCATTCATCTGAACATCTATAGGAATAGATAATCTATTTGCTTCAAGCCTTATAACTTAGGGtaacatattttctattttcatttgtGTTTTATACATTTGTTATAATGTTATCATCTCAACAGAATTGAccaattgatatatatataacaaaaggCTCatgcttttatttatataacatTTTCATTGTTGTGCATGATAGATTTGGCATTTACAATTATTCATGAGTATCCTGACCTCGTCAATTATGTCAATGAGAGAGGAATCTCCCCTCTCCACCTCCTTGCTTCTAAGGCTACTTTATTCAGAAGCGGAACTCGACTGAATTGGTTCGATGAAATCATTTATCTTTGTAAGTATCCTTCCACTGACCAAAGGATTTCCAATAAACTTGTAAAGTTGTGACATAGGAGTCGCTGAATTGGAACCTAGGGCTGCCCACAGGTTTTGATATCTAATTTTCAGGGCCAGTGACGACAGCCAGCCGATCAATGCCTGATGCAGATCTACTTCATGCTctatgtttgatatttattgtttaaagtCATCTACCCCATTATCCTAAGTCATTATGTATCtgtaatttatataataatctaaactatattataataaaagtttttattcacAAATCTAGCCTAGGGTGTGCGTGAGAGAAGCACATCCATAAATCACTTGCCTTGAAGCCATTGAGAATCCCATATCTATTTTTCAATGAAGGTTTTTGTAGGATAATTTTGGGGCAATCATGCATTAGTTTACTATGTGAAAATGTTTCATTGCAATGTTATTTTGCAAGGTGTGCCTGTCAAAAAGCTCCTTCCACAGAAATATGAAGCTGACGAGAACCCTAACCATACAGagaatttctatatattaacCAACTTATGGAACATGATCAAAGCATCAGGTGGGTTAAGTGATTCCCATATTAATTCATCATTTTAGTTATGCATAGGAGACTTTGACCAGATAGTTACTCATGAATTTGCATTGGGCTAATAAGTAAATCCAGAACCTTCTTGAATTCAGCTCAAGAGCAAATTAGGACGAAAAGTTCAATTCTAGACAATCTGGTTAAACTTTAATTGATTGAGCACTTTTTTTTAGAACCATTAATTTATTGAGtacaaattaaatcattaatttattgAGCTTGAGATATATCTTCCAATAAATTTCTTGCTTGTATCACCTAATCAACAAGTTTAATTAGTCCataaatgttttcttttgagaacctttatttacttatttattttttgggttcTCAATTTGTGTGCTACGTATATCCCAAATGAACACTAGTGTAAGAGTCTTGCTCTGAAAATAAACTAGAGAATACTCCAAACCTCTTTTTAATTTACAGGTAAACAATCAAGCCATAACGCTCGAAGACAAGAGCGGCCTCATCCAAATTATTATGGCATTTGCTATGAGAACTTCATCAAGCTTGTAGCTAAAGCATGGACATTGCCGGCTGTTATAGTTGGTATGatcaccatatatatatatattcatacaCTAGAATGATATACACATATTCTGTTCATATCCAAAGTGCTAATATTGGTTCAATGTATGTTGTGTTTGATTGTGGTGGACAGGATCAagacatataaataagataaaagagaagaaagaaaagcacACATGGTCTGTTCAAATCATGGATGAAATGCTTAAATATGTTGAACCTTTCGAATATGATAGTGGAAGTATTCCCCAGCTCTCACAACCGAGATCTGGAGAAACAGTACCTTATGATCAAATTGACCCAACATCACATTGGATGGTACCAGGAAAACGTTATAAGAAAGTTTTTGATCAGGAAACATCACTCTTGGCATATTATGGAGAAGCAAACCCTGATGATAGTGAGTCTGAGGAAGAGCCAAGGCCGAAGGCTTCTGCACATCATTCTTCAGAAATTAAACAGAAGGAAGAAGGTAATTTTCTCACATTGCCTACTATGAAAGTCCAAATTATAACTTAATAAAGCCAAATGTATATGCAGTTAGCAGCAGATGTACTATCTATATAAGGtatataattatgaaagataCAGCTTAACTTCCCTTGCTTAAATCACCTACTGCCCCTGCAATTGGTGGATTGAACTGAAAAACCTATTGTCATATATTTGTGATGTAATCAATATATTTAGCAAGTTACTAATGCACAGAcgtccaaaaaaagaaaatactaaCTTTTACTTTCAGTATCACTGATGAAGAGGAAGATATATttgaagtagaaaaacaaagatACTTATTGTAACAGCAGAACATTGGCCACTTTGGCTCAAGAATTGAACCTTGAGATATTGAATCTTGTCAGCATTGAAGAGAACTTGGGGGATGGGAAAAAGGAAGTCACCAGTATTAATTGCAGCAGAGAATGGCATCATAGAAATGGTGGAGAAGATCCTCAAACTATTTCCAGCAGCCATTCGCCATGTAGATTCAGACCAGAAGAATATAGTGCTGTTGGCAGTGAAGAATAGACAAATCAGTGTTTATGAGCTATTACTCAATCGGAAACCTCTGGAAGAAAGTGCATTTCGTATGGTTGATAGTGAGGGGAACAGTGCATTACATCTTGCAGCAACTTTAGGAGATTATAGGCCATATCCCTTTGCAGCTTTGCAAATGCAATGGGAGATCAAATGGTATAAGGTATGCCACCcagacttatttatttatttttggttgtttttttttttttttcagaagaTGATGTATCAACAATTGAATTAGTTCTCCTCATGGAAATTTCTTTCTCGACCGTACAAAATCATGAACATCTCTATATGGGGTTGTTAATTTTCTATGAATTAGCATTATTCTTTGGAAAGCATATCGTAAAGTTTTAACTCGGTAAGCAGACTATTATACACTAACCCTAATGCATGGGTTTAATGGTGCAGTACGTAAAGAATTCCGTACCAAGACATTTCTTCATTCGCTACAACAACAAGAACCAGGTCCCAAAGGAGATCTTCACAGAATCACACAAAGAACTTGTAAGAGAAGGCGGCAAATGGCTAAACAACACTTCAAATTCATGTTCAGTAGTAGCAACACTTGTTACAACCGTAGCCTTTGCCACAACAGCCACTATACCAGGAGGCTTCAAGGAAAATAGCAGCGAACCTACCCTTCAACATCATCCGGGATTTCTGGTCTATGCAATTTCATCCCTCATTGCTCTATCCTTTTCAGTCACCTCTGTGGTCACTTTTCTGGCAATTCTAACATCTAGATACCAAGTGAAAGATTTTGGTAGAGGGTTGCCACGAAAGCTATTGCTAGGTTTAACATCTCTCTTTATATCCATAGGAGCTATGTTGGTTTGCTTCTGTGCAGGGCACTTTTTCCTACTAAAAAATGTACTGAAACAAACTGCATTCCCCGTGTATGCAGTGGCGTGCCTCCCAGTAACATTTTTTGCGGTGGCACAGTTTCCCTTCTACTTTGATCTCATATGGGCCATCTTTAAGAAAGTGCCACAGCGTACTATCTATGGTTAGTgattaaaatgtaaataattgCAGTTGTTTTTCTCCCCTCCTTTTGGGGCTTGTGTTAATTGGTTATCTTGCTTATAAACTCTCTAGCCTTGATCTCATGCCTTTGTCTTGTTAGTAAAACAATTATTCATTGCAAAAATTCTGATAGATTTTATTGATCTATCAATTCCATTAGGTATTCAATAATACCACTACGACAAATGGTGGCTTAGGAATAAGCCCTGATGGGTGTGTCTTAAGTCCCTGTTGAAGCCCAGGAAAGGGTGGTGTGTTGTGGAATGGTTAAGTCTTATTGCAAACATTCGGATGATCAAGGCTAAGACCATGAAGTCTTAAATAATCATACAACATTTACAACCCTGAACTAGCTAGTAATGCAAGAATTGCATGTGTCAATGTAGGCTTAATACATTAACTTACTAGTTAACAGTATATgctcctatttttattttttgtccacATCCAAAAACAGTATGAgctcaaaatatgcaaaacgGCATCATGCACACAATTCCGATATACTTTGATCATCTTATATCAATTTAGTTTGGgtgattattttgtttaaatcatGGTGATGGAGTCTGGTTTTGAATAATgaatttctatttaaatttttttcttttgagcacatgaacatatatatatatatatatatatataaatggtcAGACATAATCTCTTTTGCTTCTCTCACTCCTTTTCCTTGCAGAGAAACCATTTATTACATGGCACTTTAAATATGCTTGCTTTTGCTGTGCAAGACCAAATTTATTGTGAAGCACAagacttttctttctttttctcttctttttcttttctcacacAACATAGCATCAAATTaaccttagttttttttcttttcttgttactaaaaaacaaaaaaaatgataaaaaataatattaatcaaattaaatccTTGAGTTCAAATATTTATCAGATTTCTGATATTGTTAGAAGAACCGAAGAAATAACTGGTGTTATATAAGTTCACACTcgcaaataaaaggaaaatcagTTGCTTTCAACATGCAAGCAAGGCCATTttattttggggaaaaaaaattatcttctcAAATTTGTTgataatacaaataatattaagtCAGGtacttcaaattttcatatgGATTTCTTATGAAGAAAATGAACTAACTAGAATTTTGTTGTAGCACAAACATAAAAACAGGTTGTTCAAAGAGGACTGAAAATCATGCTTACTGAGAGGTAGGTGTGTTTCAGAGTCTTCGACAATATgtcatattctttttttttgctttgcttGTGCATTTGCCTTTtacttttgtcttttttcttctgCTTGTAACATGACAAACTGATCTCCCTTTTGACTCcagaaaattaatcaaataaaatcagtTAAAATAAGTGACTTTCTCATAAGGGTGATATTAAAGCCCTTTTACAATATTTAGCATAGAATAGTTTGCCCACAAGTAtagaattaagaaaaatctAGAGGagaattcattaaataattctCTAACACGAAAGAAAGAATTCAAATGTTAACTACTTTGTAATGCAAGTAACACAAAAGTTGACTAGAGGCATCCAACATTGACATGAGTTCTAATGCTTTCTTATTGTGTGTATCTTCTCTGGGGTACATGCTTGTTCTTATCCCAAATCTGGAGCAAGGTATGGAGCTTTATTAGGCCATACGCTTAAACCTCTCAGAGAATCGTCTGGTTCCCCATATATATCTAACCATCCCAATAGGAGTACTATCTAGTAGTTGTTCCAAGAGCACTATGGAATTTACAATTGAGGATGCAGATCTGCATACCATTAAGAAAAACTTGTTCAATTATGCCATGCAAGGCAAATGGAATGAAGTTGTCAACATATGCAGGCAACAGCCAAGGGCTCACAAGGCTGAGATCGTTGTATCTGGAGACACTGCATTGCATGTTGCGGTCTCAGAAGGCAAAGAAAGTATAGTTGAGGAACTAGTTGAGTTGATCAGAGACACAGATCTGGATGCTCTGGAGATGAGAAATGAGCAAGGGAACACCCCTCTCCATTTAGCTGCATCAATGGGAAATGTTCCCATATGCAAGTGTTTGGCTGGTAAGCATCCGAAACTGGTTGGTGTCCGCAACCATGAAAATGAAACGCCCCTCTTCTCAGCTGTCCTTCATGGTAGGAAAGATGCTTTCTTCTGCCTTCACAAAATATGTGACAGGACCAAACAGTATGAGTATGGTCGAAGGGCGGATGGCAAAACTATTCTTCACTGTGCCATCTTTGGAGAATTCTTAGGTAAGCTTTTTTCAGGAAGTTTTGGTCTGCATTAGAGGGATGCATTCACATATGCATGTGCACATGTTCATTAGCACATAATAAATGGctaatttcattaaaatcatTGCTTCAGCTACTATGTcttatatttttacttgctCCATGATTTATATgcattttgattcttttgtgGTCGTTCTTGACAGATTTAGCATTCCAAATAATATATCTGTATGAAGATTTTGTTAGTTCTGTTGATGAGGAAGGGTTTACTCCACTGCATCTCCTGGCTGGTAAGCCCAGTGCATTCAAAAGTGGTACTCACCTCAGCTGGATCAGCAATATCATTTATCAATGTAAGACATCCCAAGTTAAGATAATGAGGGCTGAATGGTGGCTGGTCAGAATCTGTTTTAATCCAAACGGAGGATTCTGCTGCCACAAATTAAGAATGGTGCTAATCTTGCATTTGTATTAACTTTAATGTGCTGAAACGTTTAGTCACattgttatttaatttgaaaggtCTAATTGTCGAGAAGCTGGAGAAAAATGAGGGCTACAATCATTTCAACAGAACTTCTGATGACAAGAAACCCTGGTATCCAGACAACTATGGAACTTGTATGAGTTTCTGGAAGATAATTAAAGTACCAGGTATGTGATATGTTGAAGGAGACTCAAATATTCAATTAGCTTCAAGTTACTGCACAAGTCAAGAAGATGTATGGCTAAGTGGTCCAAAATATTTATCAGATCAAACTATAGAGTAAAATATAGTAGACTTCTTTGTGATAAATGGTTCCCAAGTGGGTGTCTATATACATATTTATACGAGGAACATATTCATCATCCTTAATAGGTTTCCTTGATAAAGAAAAGCTGTTTTACTTcattatctcaaaattttctctaTAGGTCTGCTCTCTGAAATTGCATCGGATTTTTGTAATCTGAGTTCTATGATACTTGTCCATGGTAAAAATGTTTGGATCATACTGAATATCACATATATATTTGCTTGTTTCTAACCCCAAACCTTGGGCTTCTTTTACTTCATCAAAAGGGAAATCTATGAGAAATGCATCCACCCCCATCACTGCCTGAGAAGTAAGCAATTAGTGCTTCTCGTTACATTTAGGTGCCTTATTGtgtgaaagaaaattaatctACCGATAGGCATTTCAGATTTTAAATCCCAACTTTTACAGCATTTCTTGCACTTATGTCTGATCATGAATACTGTATGACCAAACTACTCCACAGTTTCAATGGGTAGGGGAAAAAGCGATGACTCAATGGATGCAGAAAATCCTAAAGAAAAAGGTgagtgttgaatcaacttttttttattgctatttttttttatgctttaaaGTAACTTCAAGGAAAACTGGTTTCTCTCCACATATTTGTTTTACCAGATCAGTAAAAGCTAGAATCCAAGCCATAACTTGAAATACTGCTGTCAATGTTTtctgaaaaaaatgaattgctGAGCCTTAGAGAATTCAATTAGCTAGGTTCTGCTTAGATCACCCAAAGAAATGAAGTTTAATccttttttaaatagttttcattcttcatataatatatttgaaatatactGTCTGCAATCactaaacatatttttcataggtCACCAATCAAGAAATGGAGCTCAACAACATCGACTGTTGCCGCCAAATTATGACATTATCTTTGAGTTCATCAAGCTTGCATATAAGGCAATGCTGGTTTTCTTA
Above is a genomic segment from Vitis riparia cultivar Riparia Gloire de Montpellier isolate 1030 chromosome 7, EGFV_Vit.rip_1.0, whole genome shotgun sequence containing:
- the LOC117917942 gene encoding uncharacterized protein LOC117917942 isoform X1, whose translation is MAFVVDTEQGATGPSLISYAMQGKWEKVVDICKEDPWAHDEKTTTSGDTALHIAVSDGREDVVVKLVQLMAHRNVYLVNIKNDRGNTPLHLAASVGNVRMCKCIAAEYPELVGVRNNENETPLFLTALHGMKDAFLCLSNICSSTANNKVYEYLRRSDGENSLHCAITGEYFDLAFTIIHEYPDLVNYVNERGISPLHLLASKATLFRSGTRLNWFDEIIYLCVPVKKLLPQKYEADENPNHTENFYILTNLWNMIKASGKQSSHNARRQERPHPNYYGICYENFIKLVAKAWTLPAVIVGSRHINKIKEKKEKHTWSVQIMDEMLKYVEPFEYDSGSIPQLSQPRSGETVPYDQIDPTSHWMVPGKRYKKVFDQETSLLAYYGEANPDDSESEEEPRPKASAHHSSEIKQKEEALKRTWGMGKRKSPVLIAAENGIIEMVEKILKLFPAAIRHVDSDQKNIVLLAVKNRQISVYELLLNRKPLEESAFRMVDSEGNSALHLAATLGDYRPYPFAALQMQWEIKWYKYVKNSVPRHFFIRYNNKNQVPKEIFTESHKELVREGGKWLNNTSNSCSVVATLVTTVAFATTATIPGGFKENSSEPTLQHHPGFLVYAISSLIALSFSVTSVVTFLAILTSRYQVKDFGRGLPRKLLLGLTSLFISIGAMLVCFCAGHFFLLKNVLKQTAFPVYAVACLPVTFFAVAQFPFYFDLIWAIFKKVPQRTIYG
- the LOC117917933 gene encoding uncharacterized protein LOC117917933 isoform X1 — its product is MRNEQGNTPLHLAASMGNVPICKCLAGKHPKLVGVRNHENETPLFSAVLHGRKDAFFCLHKICDRTKQYEYGRRADGKTILHCAIFGEFLDLAFQIIYLYEDFVSSVDEEGFTPLHLLAGKPSAFKSGTHLSWISNIIYQCLIVEKLEKNEGYNHFNRTSDDKKPWYPDNYGTCMSFWKIIKVPVSMGRGKSDDSMDAENPKEKGHQSRNGAQQHRLLPPNYDIIFEFIKLAYKAMLVFLGLGTRNIEKIKEKKEKHTWSCQIMDELLQRASIYEYDRTGKNPWHHNTIEMRRQGLKMYSFQILNKTRIQKE
- the LOC117917942 gene encoding uncharacterized protein LOC117917942 isoform X4, coding for MAFVVDTEQGATGPSLISYAMQGKWEKVVDICKEDPWAHDEKTTTSGDTALHIAVSDGREDVVVKLVQLMAHRNVYLVNIKNDRGNTPLHLAASVGNVRMCKCIAAEYPELVGVRNNENETPLFLTALHGMKDAFLCLSNICSSTANNKVYEYLRRSDGENSLHCAITGEYFDLAFTIIHEYPDLVNYVNERGISPLHLLASKATLFRSGTRLNWFDEIIYLCVPVKKLLPQKYEADENPNHTENFYILTNLWNMIKASGKQSSHNARRQERPHPNYYGICYENFIKLVAKAWTLPAVIVGSRHINKIKEKKEKHTWSVQIMDEMLKYVEPFEYDSGSIPQLSQPRSGETVPYDQIDPTSHWMVPGKRYKKVFDQETSLLAYYGEANPDDSESEEEPRPKASAHHSSEIKQKEEALKRTWGMGKRKSPVLIAAENGIIEMVEKILKLFPAAIRHVDSDQKNIVLLAVKNRQISVYELLLNRKPLEESAFRMVDSEGNSALHLAATLGDYRPYPFAALQMQWEIKCT
- the LOC117917942 gene encoding uncharacterized protein LOC117917942 isoform X3 produces the protein MAFVVDTEQGATGPSLISYAMQGKWEKVVDICKEDPWAHDEKTTTSGDTALHIAVSDGREDVVVKLVQLMAHRNVYLVNIKNDRGNTPLHLAASVGNVRMCKCIAAEYPELVGVRNNENETPLFLTALHGMKDAFLCLSNICSSTANNKVYEYLRRSDGENSLHCAITGEYFGVPVKKLLPQKYEADENPNHTENFYILTNLWNMIKASGKQSSHNARRQERPHPNYYGICYENFIKLVAKAWTLPAVIVGSRHINKIKEKKEKHTWSVQIMDEMLKYVEPFEYDSGSIPQLSQPRSGETVPYDQIDPTSHWMVPGKRYKKVFDQETSLLAYYGEANPDDSESEEEPRPKASAHHSSEIKQKEEALKRTWGMGKRKSPVLIAAENGIIEMVEKILKLFPAAIRHVDSDQKNIVLLAVKNRQISVYELLLNRKPLEESAFRMVDSEGNSALHLAATLGDYRPYPFAALQMQWEIKWYKYVKNSVPRHFFIRYNNKNQVPKEIFTESHKELVREGGKWLNNTSNSCSVVATLVTTVAFATTATIPGGFKENSSEPTLQHHPGFLVYAISSLIALSFSVTSVVTFLAILTSRYQVKDFGRGLPRKLLLGLTSLFISIGAMLVCFCAGHFFLLKNVLKQTAFPVYAVACLPVTFFAVAQFPFYFDLIWAIFKKVPQRTIYG
- the LOC117917942 gene encoding uncharacterized protein LOC117917942 isoform X2; protein product: MAFVVDTEQGATGPSLISYAMQGKWEKVVDICKEDPWAHDEKTTTSGDTALHIAVSDGREDVVVKLVQLMAHRNVYLVNIKNDRGNTPLHLAASVGNVRMCKCIAAEYPELVGVRNNENETPLFLTALHGMKDAFLCLSNICSSTANNKVYEYLRRSDGENSLHCAITGEYFDLAFTIIHEYPDLVNYVNERGISPLHLLASKATLFRSGTRLNWFDEIIYLCVPVKKLLPQKYEADENPNHTENFYILTNLWNMIKASGKQSSHNARRQERPHPNYYGICYENFIKLVAKAWTLPAVIVGSRHINKIKEKKEKHTWSVQIMDEMLKYVEPFEYDSGSIPQLSQPRSGETVPYDQIDPTSHWMVPGKRYKKVFDQETSLLAYYGEANPDDSESEEEPRPKASAHHSSEIKQKEEALKRTWGMGKRKSPVLIAAENGIIEMVEKILKLFPAAIRHVDSDQKNIVLLAVKNRQISVYELLLNRKPLEESAFRMVDSEGNSALHLAATLGDYRPYPFAALQMQWEIKWYKYVKNSVPRHFFIRYNNKNQVPKEIFTESHKELVREGGKWLNNTSNSCSVVATLVTTVAFATTATIPGGFKENSSEPTLQHHPGFLVYAISSLIALSFSVTSVVTFLAILTSRYQVKDFGRGLPRKLLLVACLPVTFFAVAQFPFYFDLIWAIFKKVPQRTIYG